A DNA window from Halorubrum sp. DM2 contains the following coding sequences:
- a CDS encoding acylphosphatase produces the protein MTDRVRAHVFVSGRVQGVYYRASTRDTARQNGVDGWVRNLDDGRVEAVFEGSEGDVRDTVAWCETGSEAAEVDDVDVEYGEPEGEDGFEVRW, from the coding sequence ATGACCGACCGCGTTCGCGCACACGTGTTCGTCTCGGGTCGGGTTCAGGGCGTCTACTACCGGGCCTCGACTCGCGATACGGCCCGCCAGAACGGCGTCGACGGCTGGGTTCGGAACCTCGACGACGGCCGCGTCGAGGCCGTCTTCGAGGGCTCCGAGGGCGACGTCCGCGACACCGTCGCGTGGTGCGAGACCGGAAGCGAGGCCGCCGAGGTCGACGACGTCGACGTCGAGTACGGCGAGCCGGAGGGCGAGGACGGGTTCGAGGTCAGGTGGTGA
- a CDS encoding helix-turn-helix domain-containing protein, translating into MSSQELAGTETADTAAEEADAAASEAEADASESPAAGADAAAGTGASAETDASTTPETPCPVVDSIEQIGSKWRLVVLHELLSGEARFNELKRETDANARTLSRVLDDLQETGFVHRRLEEDSPVATYYSLTDKGESLAPVFEEIDDWAHEWLAECQA; encoded by the coding sequence ATGTCATCGCAGGAACTCGCCGGCACGGAGACGGCGGACACGGCGGCAGAAGAGGCCGACGCGGCCGCGAGCGAGGCTGAGGCGGACGCGAGCGAATCGCCGGCGGCGGGAGCGGACGCGGCAGCGGGGACGGGCGCGTCGGCGGAGACGGACGCGTCGACCACGCCCGAGACCCCCTGTCCGGTCGTCGACTCGATCGAGCAGATCGGCTCGAAGTGGCGGCTCGTCGTCCTCCACGAGCTGTTGAGCGGCGAGGCGCGGTTCAACGAGCTGAAACGCGAGACCGACGCGAACGCCCGGACGCTCTCGCGCGTGCTCGACGACCTCCAGGAGACGGGCTTCGTTCATCGACGGCTCGAAGAGGACTCGCCCGTGGCGACGTACTACAGTCTGACCGATAAGGGCGAGTCGCTCGCGCCCGTCTTCGAGGAGATCGACGACTGGGCCCACGAGTGGCTCGCCGAGTGTCAGGCGTAG
- a CDS encoding DoxX family protein has translation MLAEITTLPLQFDTPLAGELFLLGRLIFGVTLAFMGLNHFMDLETMAGYAEFKGLPAPKFSVIASGTVLVLGGLGVAAGAFPVLAAGALAFFLVVSAVTMHDFWSMDDPEEKQNEMTSFLKNVYGAGAALALLAVGGTAWPYAVGLGLF, from the coding sequence ATGTTAGCTGAAATCACGACGCTACCGCTCCAGTTCGACACCCCCCTCGCGGGCGAGCTCTTCTTACTCGGCCGCCTCATCTTCGGCGTCACGCTCGCGTTCATGGGGCTCAACCACTTCATGGACCTCGAAACGATGGCCGGCTACGCCGAGTTCAAGGGGCTTCCCGCGCCGAAGTTCTCCGTGATCGCGTCCGGTACGGTCCTCGTCCTCGGCGGGCTGGGCGTCGCGGCGGGCGCGTTCCCCGTTCTCGCGGCCGGCGCGCTCGCGTTCTTCCTCGTCGTCTCCGCCGTGACGATGCACGACTTCTGGTCGATGGACGACCCCGAGGAGAAGCAGAACGAGATGACGAGCTTCCTGAAGAACGTCTACGGCGCGGGCGCGGCGCTCGCGCTGCTCGCGGTCGGCGGCACCGCGTGGCCGTACGCGGTCGGTCTCGGCCTGTTCTGA
- a CDS encoding VOC family protein, with product MSDAPPTTGLHHVTNICTDIEETQSFYEDVLGWHTVKRTQNYDDPGTPHYYFSPTPEGKPGTNVTYFEYPDSQGTPGPGASHHFAFGVEDEATLREWRDHLRESDVRVSEVKDRTYFKSIYFTDPDGLVFELATQGPGFTRDEDDPGSEVIDPFDEGYEN from the coding sequence ATGAGCGACGCGCCGCCGACGACCGGACTCCACCACGTCACGAACATCTGTACGGACATCGAGGAGACCCAGTCGTTCTACGAGGACGTCCTCGGCTGGCACACGGTCAAGCGGACCCAGAACTACGACGACCCCGGTACGCCGCACTACTACTTCTCACCCACCCCGGAAGGCAAACCGGGAACCAACGTCACCTACTTCGAGTACCCCGACTCGCAGGGGACGCCCGGCCCGGGCGCGAGCCACCACTTCGCGTTCGGCGTCGAAGACGAGGCGACGCTCCGCGAGTGGCGGGACCACCTGCGCGAGAGCGACGTGCGCGTCTCCGAGGTGAAAGACCGCACCTACTTCAAGAGCATCTACTTCACCGACCCCGACGGCCTCGTCTTCGAGTTGGCGACGCAGGGACCGGGGTTCACCCGCGACGAGGACGACCCGGGGAGCGAGGTGATCGACCCGTTCGACGAGGGGTACGAGAACTGA
- a CDS encoding SRPBCC family protein encodes MFGNAGPRDRSTVVRDGTTLAVGREVAAPPESTARALRDTRRWPEWSPSVGGVESADRYVETGTTGRVRIAGVWVPFRVTAATRLRWDWRVAGVPATGHRVDRYTGRSDRCRVVVEVPLVAAAYVPVCRRALDRFAALVEGEG; translated from the coding sequence GTGTTCGGAAACGCCGGGCCGCGCGACCGATCGACGGTGGTCAGAGACGGGACGACGCTCGCGGTCGGCCGCGAGGTCGCCGCACCGCCCGAGTCGACCGCGAGAGCGCTTCGGGACACCCGGCGGTGGCCCGAGTGGAGCCCGTCCGTCGGCGGCGTCGAGAGCGCGGACCGATACGTCGAGACCGGAACGACCGGCCGAGTCCGGATCGCAGGCGTCTGGGTCCCGTTTCGGGTGACGGCCGCGACGCGGCTCCGCTGGGACTGGCGGGTCGCCGGCGTCCCCGCGACCGGGCACCGCGTCGACCGGTATACGGGGCGCTCGGACCGGTGTCGAGTCGTCGTCGAGGTCCCGCTCGTCGCGGCCGCGTACGTCCCCGTCTGTCGGCGCGCACTCGACCGGTTCGCGGCCCTCGTCGAAGGCGAGGGGTGA
- a CDS encoding DUF21 domain-containing protein has translation MVGVAFGLAGIGVVTVLLALSAFFSSSETAIFSLPAEWFEKQAAADDPRGHVLKELYDDPHRLLVTLLVGNNVVNIAISSIVTVLVASYLPTGAAVVVTTACTSVLVLVFGEIVPKAFGLGNAETWSLRIASPVRLVERVLSPLITLFDGVTRRMNAYISGDANIEKPYTD, from the coding sequence ATGGTCGGAGTCGCATTCGGACTGGCCGGGATCGGGGTGGTAACCGTGTTGTTGGCGCTCAGCGCGTTCTTTTCGAGTTCGGAGACGGCGATCTTCTCGCTGCCGGCGGAGTGGTTCGAGAAGCAGGCCGCCGCGGACGACCCGCGGGGACACGTGTTGAAGGAGCTCTACGACGACCCCCACCGACTGCTGGTGACGCTGCTCGTCGGGAACAACGTCGTGAACATCGCGATTTCGAGTATCGTGACCGTGTTGGTCGCCAGCTACCTCCCCACCGGCGCAGCGGTCGTGGTGACGACCGCCTGTACGAGCGTTCTCGTCCTCGTGTTCGGCGAGATCGTCCCCAAGGCGTTCGGGCTCGGGAACGCCGAGACGTGGTCGCTGCGGATCGCGTCGCCGGTGCGACTCGTCGAGCGCGTCCTCTCGCCGCTCATCACGCTGTTCGACGGGGTCACGCGTCGGATGAACGCGTACATCAGCGGCGACGCGAACATCGAGAAGCCGTACACGGACTGA
- a CDS encoding ABC transporter ATP-binding protein produces the protein MIEVSGLRKTYGDFAAVVDSDFAVEEGEVFGIVGPNGAGKTTTLKVLAGLVEPTDGEVTVAGFDASDPEMRRHLGFLPEESPLYEEMTARSYLRFFADLYDVPRDVADERIEAALDRLELDHRERRLGDVSKGMKRKVAIARSLVNDPDVLVYDEPASGLDPVTTNSVLAFTRELRETGKTVVFSAHNLYHVESVCDRVVVMNEGRIVARGSVDGIREQHGETTYRVFTDVEPTATPALADLDATTEEVGDRFRTAVPSMDAVAAVREAAADAGGEVVDIRSHEPSLEDVFLDIVGRPMPGRYTGDLGGESDESAGGDASDADGAEAETATATEATE, from the coding sequence ATGATCGAGGTGTCGGGGCTGCGGAAGACCTACGGCGACTTCGCGGCCGTGGTCGACAGCGACTTCGCCGTCGAGGAGGGGGAGGTGTTCGGGATCGTCGGCCCGAACGGAGCGGGAAAGACGACGACGCTGAAGGTGCTCGCCGGGCTCGTCGAGCCGACCGACGGCGAGGTGACCGTCGCCGGGTTCGACGCCTCCGACCCCGAGATGCGCCGCCACCTCGGATTCCTGCCGGAGGAGTCGCCGCTGTACGAGGAGATGACCGCCCGGTCGTACCTCCGCTTCTTCGCCGACCTCTACGACGTGCCGCGAGACGTCGCCGACGAACGGATCGAGGCCGCGCTCGACCGCCTCGAACTCGACCACCGCGAGCGCCGCCTCGGCGACGTCTCGAAGGGGATGAAACGGAAGGTCGCCATCGCGCGCTCGCTCGTCAACGACCCGGACGTGCTGGTGTACGACGAGCCGGCCTCCGGGCTCGATCCGGTGACGACGAACTCCGTCCTCGCCTTTACCCGCGAGCTGCGCGAGACGGGCAAGACGGTCGTCTTCTCGGCGCACAACCTCTACCACGTCGAGTCGGTCTGCGACCGTGTCGTCGTCATGAACGAGGGCCGGATCGTCGCCCGCGGGAGCGTCGACGGGATCCGCGAGCAGCACGGCGAGACGACCTACCGCGTGTTCACCGACGTCGAGCCGACGGCGACGCCCGCGCTCGCCGACCTCGACGCGACCACCGAGGAGGTCGGCGACCGCTTCCGGACCGCGGTCCCGAGCATGGACGCGGTCGCCGCCGTCCGCGAGGCCGCCGCCGACGCCGGCGGCGAGGTCGTCGACATCCGGAGTCACGAGCCCAGCCTCGAAGACGTGTTCCTCGACATCGTCGGGCGGCCGATGCCCGGTCGGTACACCGGCGACCTCGGCGGTGAGTCCGACGAGTCGGCGGGAGGCGACGCGAGCGACGCCGACGGAGCTGAGGCGGAGACGGCGACCGCGACGGAGGCGACCGAGTGA
- a CDS encoding PrsW family intramembrane metalloprotease, translated as MIDRLRRVGRRLAVAVRRVLRVAKWESARASGGVDRRTLAAGIALLLVAGGVVGVGVATGVAGLDVDRDVYRVGVDAESPYADAIDEESSLRPVSAGTASLGDSADAVVVTVVRPGAGDDGEIDSADVEEVVVRASDTRKGKAAAATVREAVEAHNERLMRAEPNRTAAFPVSVTLRYVGRTTGLDDGATLGGGGGGDGGDGGGSGDGAGGGGGDGGGGGDSGGDATGDDGSGDATTGDGGGDAASDTGSVDGDAGSGDGRFAVPSIGGGAFGADTVGSPGSITPPFPFTSLLLAFAFLVPMNFLIQAYGSSILDERTNRRGEPLLVTPLSPAEIVAGKTLPYAAAAAVVTTLIALAVGGGPLSVLAVAPVAAAFLGATFVGAMFARSFKELTFVTVGVSVLLTTYAFVPAIFTNVTPVALVSPLTLVVFDLQGEAVSVGEALFSTVPMAVGATLLFGLGVGVYREEDMFSQKPVGRKFLDALAVRLSPVPVGRGVLDRDRLRALGSVAFLTACTIPFVFVAELLAVAVLFALPVTVSIPVLLVAIAFVEEVAKSVGLYAGFERGVFERSDAVGGGSGDGTLRVALAVGIASGTGFFLAEKATAVVQAVGLTDLFLGRAAFGDVTGLSGLPPLALAALFFAPLVLHVVTTGVAAVGASRGRTAYALALTAATLGHAAYNVGVVSLG; from the coding sequence GTGATCGACCGGCTGCGCCGCGTCGGCCGGCGGCTCGCGGTCGCCGTCCGCCGCGTCCTCCGGGTCGCCAAGTGGGAGTCCGCCCGCGCGTCCGGGGGCGTCGACCGTCGGACGCTCGCGGCGGGGATCGCCCTACTGCTCGTCGCCGGCGGCGTCGTCGGCGTCGGCGTGGCGACGGGCGTCGCGGGTCTCGACGTCGACCGCGACGTCTACCGCGTCGGCGTCGACGCCGAGTCGCCGTACGCGGACGCGATCGACGAGGAGTCGTCGCTCCGACCCGTTTCGGCCGGCACGGCGTCGCTCGGCGACTCCGCCGACGCGGTCGTAGTGACGGTGGTGCGCCCCGGCGCGGGCGACGACGGGGAGATCGACTCGGCGGACGTCGAGGAGGTCGTCGTCCGCGCGAGCGACACGCGGAAGGGGAAGGCAGCGGCCGCGACGGTCCGCGAGGCGGTCGAGGCGCACAACGAGCGCCTGATGCGGGCCGAGCCGAACCGGACGGCCGCGTTCCCGGTCAGCGTCACGCTCCGGTACGTCGGGCGAACCACCGGGCTCGACGACGGCGCGACGCTCGGCGGGGGCGGCGGTGGCGACGGTGGCGACGGTGGCGGATCGGGAGACGGCGCTGGCGGCGGCGGAGGCGACGGCGGAGGCGGCGGTGACAGCGGGGGCGACGCGACGGGCGACGACGGGAGCGGCGACGCGACGACCGGTGACGGTGGCGGAGACGCCGCGAGCGACACCGGTTCCGTCGACGGCGACGCGGGATCGGGCGACGGCCGGTTCGCGGTGCCGTCGATCGGCGGCGGTGCCTTCGGCGCGGACACGGTCGGGTCGCCCGGGTCGATCACGCCGCCGTTCCCGTTCACCTCGCTGCTCTTAGCGTTCGCCTTCCTCGTGCCGATGAACTTCCTGATCCAGGCGTACGGCTCGTCGATCCTCGACGAGCGGACGAACCGGCGCGGGGAGCCGCTCTTGGTCACCCCGCTGTCACCGGCGGAGATCGTCGCCGGTAAGACGCTGCCGTACGCCGCGGCCGCCGCGGTCGTCACGACCCTCATCGCGCTCGCCGTCGGCGGCGGACCGCTCTCCGTGCTCGCCGTGGCACCGGTCGCGGCGGCGTTCCTCGGGGCGACGTTCGTCGGCGCGATGTTCGCCCGCTCGTTCAAGGAACTGACCTTCGTCACGGTGGGCGTGAGCGTCCTGTTGACGACCTACGCGTTCGTCCCGGCCATCTTCACGAACGTGACGCCCGTGGCGCTCGTCTCGCCGCTGACGCTCGTCGTCTTCGACCTCCAGGGAGAGGCCGTCTCGGTCGGCGAGGCGCTCTTCTCGACGGTGCCGATGGCCGTCGGCGCGACGCTGCTGTTCGGGCTCGGCGTCGGCGTCTACCGCGAGGAGGACATGTTCTCACAGAAGCCGGTCGGGCGGAAGTTCCTCGACGCGCTCGCCGTGCGACTGTCCCCGGTCCCGGTCGGCCGCGGAGTCCTCGACCGAGACCGGCTCCGCGCGCTCGGCTCCGTCGCGTTCCTCACCGCCTGTACGATCCCCTTCGTGTTCGTCGCGGAGCTGCTCGCCGTCGCGGTACTGTTCGCGTTGCCCGTCACGGTGTCGATTCCGGTGTTGCTCGTCGCCATCGCGTTCGTCGAGGAGGTCGCGAAGAGCGTCGGCCTCTACGCCGGCTTCGAGCGCGGCGTCTTCGAGCGGTCGGACGCCGTCGGCGGCGGGAGCGGCGACGGGACGCTCCGGGTCGCGCTCGCGGTCGGGATCGCCTCGGGGACCGGCTTCTTCCTCGCGGAGAAGGCCACCGCCGTCGTTCAGGCGGTCGGCCTCACCGACTTGTTCCTGGGCCGCGCCGCCTTCGGCGACGTGACCGGACTCTCCGGGCTGCCGCCGCTCGCGCTCGCGGCGCTCTTTTTCGCGCCGCTGGTCCTCCACGTCGTCACGACGGGCGTCGCCGCCGTCGGGGCGAGCCGCGGGCGGACCGCCTACGCGCTGGCGCTCACGGCCGCGACGCTGGGACACGCCGCGTACAACGTCGGGGTGGTGAGCCTTGGATAG
- a CDS encoding ABC transporter permease — protein sequence MDSRLTIAGRELAGLRAEKTILLAIGIQLFIAMFSSFLVVGLVSMYDPGALDGAEIEVAAAGDAVDDLERAAAEVPGASVTPYADADAARSAFERNAADAVVVATHTESGRVSTAVTAPDATVETTVIVVQLRELLRTYELDERDRRASFLDESPLPLPDRGETSPYFSFTYTVLIPVLVFLPVFISGSLVVDSITEELDQGTMELLRVAPVTLAEIVDGKAAAAIGIAPGQALLWLLLLEVNGTSVANVGPILALMTALTTLVVAVAVGISAVAPDRRAAQLLYSVAVLVLFGGATAMAGGPANAVARLAIDSADATTGLLVVAYAVIAGGAYLGVRRVVAVEGFGR from the coding sequence TTGGATAGCCGCCTGACGATCGCCGGGCGGGAGCTCGCCGGGCTGCGCGCCGAGAAGACGATCCTGCTGGCGATCGGGATCCAGCTTTTCATCGCGATGTTCTCGTCGTTCCTCGTCGTCGGCCTCGTCTCGATGTACGACCCGGGCGCGCTCGACGGGGCGGAGATCGAGGTCGCCGCCGCGGGCGACGCGGTCGACGACTTGGAGCGCGCCGCCGCGGAGGTCCCCGGAGCCTCCGTCACGCCATACGCCGACGCGGACGCGGCGCGGAGCGCGTTCGAGCGGAACGCGGCCGACGCGGTGGTGGTCGCGACTCACACGGAGTCCGGACGAGTGTCGACCGCCGTCACCGCGCCGGACGCCACGGTCGAGACGACGGTGATCGTGGTACAGCTGCGCGAGCTGTTGCGGACCTACGAGCTGGACGAGCGAGACCGCCGGGCCTCGTTCCTCGACGAGTCGCCGCTCCCGCTCCCCGACCGGGGGGAGACCAGCCCGTACTTCTCGTTCACCTACACCGTGTTGATCCCGGTGTTGGTGTTCCTCCCCGTCTTCATCTCGGGGTCGCTCGTCGTCGACTCGATCACCGAGGAGCTCGATCAGGGAACGATGGAGCTGCTCCGGGTCGCCCCCGTCACGCTCGCCGAGATCGTCGACGGGAAGGCGGCGGCGGCGATCGGGATCGCCCCCGGACAGGCGCTGCTGTGGCTCCTCCTCTTGGAGGTGAACGGCACGTCCGTCGCGAACGTCGGCCCGATATTGGCGCTGATGACCGCGCTCACGACGCTCGTCGTCGCCGTCGCGGTCGGCATATCGGCGGTCGCGCCCGACCGCCGGGCGGCGCAGCTGCTCTACTCCGTCGCGGTCCTCGTGCTGTTCGGTGGCGCGACCGCGATGGCCGGCGGCCCCGCGAACGCGGTGGCGCGGCTGGCGATCGACAGCGCGGACGCGACGACCGGGCTCCTCGTTGTCGCGTACGCAGTCATCGCCGGGGGCGCGTACCTCGGCGTCCGCCGCGTCGTCGCAGTCGAGGGGTTCGGTCGCTAA
- a CDS encoding TRIC cation channel family protein codes for MTGGVLTALFGDPFAAMNTVGLVAFALVGASKAVREEFDLFGVAVVGLAMAFAGGVTRDLLVARVPLALRSPVEILLGLVGVALAVALSARLASPDEHPLTVVADAVGLAAFAATGAIVATDAGVSAFGVVAVATINAVGGGALADVLLDRPPFILFEDFYASCAVLGGVAYWLVGTLGAPSGVAAATCAAVTVGVRLLAVVYGWRLPTATQLDERIGD; via the coding sequence GTGACGGGGGGCGTCCTGACGGCGCTCTTCGGCGACCCGTTCGCCGCGATGAACACGGTCGGACTGGTCGCGTTCGCCTTAGTGGGCGCGAGCAAGGCAGTCCGCGAGGAGTTCGACCTCTTCGGCGTCGCGGTCGTCGGGCTGGCGATGGCGTTCGCCGGCGGCGTCACTCGCGATCTGCTCGTCGCCCGCGTCCCGCTCGCGCTGCGCTCGCCGGTCGAGATCCTCCTCGGGCTGGTCGGCGTCGCGCTCGCAGTGGCGCTGAGCGCGCGGCTCGCCTCCCCCGACGAACACCCTCTGACGGTCGTCGCCGACGCCGTCGGACTCGCCGCCTTCGCGGCCACCGGCGCGATCGTCGCGACCGACGCCGGCGTGTCCGCGTTCGGCGTGGTCGCGGTCGCGACGATCAACGCCGTCGGCGGCGGCGCGCTGGCCGACGTGCTCCTCGATCGACCCCCGTTCATCCTCTTCGAGGACTTCTACGCGAGCTGTGCCGTGTTGGGCGGTGTCGCGTACTGGCTGGTCGGGACGCTCGGCGCGCCCTCGGGCGTCGCGGCCGCGACGTGCGCGGCGGTGACCGTCGGCGTCCGGCTCCTCGCCGTGGTGTACGGCTGGCGGCTCCCGACGGCGACACAGCTCGACGAGCGGATCGGTGATTGA
- a CDS encoding DUF2797 domain-containing protein, translating to MQVVGYETGVGSDPSASDGSSSPSDDDPVDETEDADGPVGGGLYVASGGSVDYVEAAPGTELAFGLGERRCAGTVHDGDHIACDAPDAPHCDDHSHVWVCARCTGTCLKDEMDCHETHAMYLAAFAPDVLKVGVTREWRLRTRLHEQGADRAAHIRTFPNGRIAREVESELAAGDDLVDRVRVPTKLDGFGRAVDEAAWEALLDRFDPIERFDFDYGLDLDERPVAETMAAGTVRGWKGRVLVLDRGGSTYAVDARDLVGHELTDAVPERELQSSLGAFGG from the coding sequence GTGCAGGTCGTCGGCTACGAGACGGGCGTCGGAAGCGATCCGTCGGCGTCGGACGGTAGTTCGTCGCCGTCGGACGACGATCCGGTCGACGAGACCGAGGATGCGGACGGGCCCGTCGGCGGTGGACTCTACGTCGCGAGCGGCGGGAGCGTCGACTACGTCGAGGCCGCCCCGGGGACCGAACTCGCGTTCGGCCTCGGTGAGCGGCGCTGCGCCGGGACCGTCCACGACGGCGACCATATCGCCTGCGACGCGCCCGACGCGCCCCACTGCGACGACCACAGTCACGTCTGGGTGTGCGCCCGGTGTACCGGGACGTGTCTGAAAGACGAGATGGACTGCCACGAGACGCACGCGATGTACCTCGCCGCGTTCGCGCCCGACGTGCTGAAAGTGGGCGTCACTAGGGAGTGGCGACTGCGAACGCGTCTCCACGAACAGGGGGCCGACCGCGCGGCACATATTCGGACGTTCCCGAACGGTCGGATCGCCCGCGAGGTGGAGTCCGAGCTGGCCGCCGGCGACGACCTCGTCGACCGCGTCCGCGTCCCGACGAAGCTCGACGGGTTCGGGCGCGCGGTCGACGAGGCCGCGTGGGAGGCGCTGCTCGACCGGTTCGACCCGATCGAGCGGTTCGACTTCGACTACGGGCTCGACCTCGACGAGCGCCCCGTCGCCGAGACGATGGCCGCGGGGACCGTCCGCGGCTGGAAGGGACGGGTGCTTGTCCTCGACCGCGGCGGATCGACGTACGCGGTCGACGCGCGAGACCTCGTCGGCCACGAACTGACCGACGCCGTACCGGAGCGGGAGCTACAGTCGAGCCTCGGCGCGTTCGGCGGGTGA
- a CDS encoding BsuPI-related putative proteinase inhibitor, which yields MLDAALAATETDDGVALSLRIKNGGAEPVTLQFRTGQRAEFTAYPTGESGDGTRDGPARGDSSGRDPVDSVWRYGAGRMFTQALASETLTPGESVTYEGTWRNPPAGTYRIVGEAAVTDRDVRADAVVVVEA from the coding sequence ATGCTCGACGCGGCGCTCGCGGCGACCGAGACCGACGACGGGGTGGCGCTCTCGCTGCGGATCAAAAACGGCGGGGCAGAGCCGGTCACGCTCCAGTTTCGGACCGGCCAGCGCGCGGAGTTCACCGCGTACCCGACGGGCGAGTCCGGTGACGGGACGAGAGACGGTCCGGCAAGGGGCGACTCGTCCGGCCGCGACCCGGTCGACTCGGTCTGGCGGTACGGCGCGGGCCGAATGTTCACGCAGGCGCTCGCCAGCGAGACGCTCACCCCGGGTGAGTCGGTCACCTACGAGGGAACGTGGCGGAACCCGCCCGCCGGAACCTACCGGATCGTCGGCGAGGCGGCAGTGACGGACCGCGACGTGCGCGCCGACGCGGTCGTCGTCGTGGAGGCGTGA